The nucleotide window ATCGCGGCATGCTGGTGACGGCCATCGACAACGGCCCGATGGCCGAAAGCCTGATGGACACCGGTCTGGTGCAGCACCTGATGGCGGATGGCTTTACCTTCAAGCCCAAGCAGCCGGTGGACTGGATGGTCTGCGACATCGTCGAAAAGCCGGCGCGCAACGCGGCGATGCTGGAAGAGTGGATCGGCGAGGGCCATTGTCGCGAGGCGGTGGTCAACCTCAAGCTGCCGATGAAGCAGCGCTATGCCGAAGTGAAACGCCTGCTCGAACGCATTGCCGATGGCTTCAAGGCACGGGGCATCAAGGTGGAAATCGGTTGCAAGCAGCTTTACCACGACCGCGAAGAGGTGACGTGCCATTTGCGTCGGCTGGACAGCAAGAAGCCCGGGGGAGCAAAGCTTGGTGGGAGCAAAGCTTGCTCGCGATGAGTTAACGCGGTCTTTCAGAAATCGCGGCGCCTGCATCGCGGGCAAGCCTTGCTCCCACTACCTTGCTCCCACAGAAATATGCGGGCTTTGTTCCAACCCGACATTGCGCGACAATGCCGGCCAGTTTCAGGAGTAGAACATGAGTGAAATGAACGACACGCCGGTCGACGGCACGCTGGATGCCAGCGGCCTCAACTGCCCAGAGCCGGTGATGATGCTGCACCAGCACATCCGTGACCTGGTGCCGGGCGGGCTGTTGAAGGTGATCGCCACCGACCCCTCGACCCGCCGCGACATCCCCAAGTTCTGTGTGTTTCTCGACCACGAGCTGGTGGCCCAGGACGAGGTGGACGGTACGTACCGCTACTGGATCCGCAAGAAGCTCGCTTAACCCGTCGAGCGGCTGCTGCGGATCGGCTTGCGTGCGCTGCGGGTCAGGCGGATCGACAGCATCAGCGCCGCGCAGCTCAGGCCCACGATCAGGCCTTGCCACAAGCCGCTCGGGCCGTTGGCCGCGCCGAACCAATCGGTCAGGCCCAGGGCATAACCCACCGGCAAGCCGATTCCCCAGTAGGCGAACAGGGTCAGGATCATCGTCACCCGGGTGTCCTGGTAGCCGCGTAGCGCGCCCGCCG belongs to Pseudomonas sp. B21-028 and includes:
- the tusA gene encoding sulfurtransferase TusA, which gives rise to MSEMNDTPVDGTLDASGLNCPEPVMMLHQHIRDLVPGGLLKVIATDPSTRRDIPKFCVFLDHELVAQDEVDGTYRYWIRKKLA